A window from Dysidea avara chromosome 2, odDysAvar1.4, whole genome shotgun sequence encodes these proteins:
- the LOC136247348 gene encoding uncharacterized protein, with translation MQRLSLYAENLPPDAKDRYLAKISVINGTDPLSDGLFGEEVDVTPPVDACDLVSYLVLQTSFVTAKQFKARKGLEAYNQFVCGWVKEIKTRKVADKYLTTGRVRHSQRLRETPLKCWVIIETTGEISCAHCNCMAGLGEVCTHVAALLFYLEALYRMEEVQTCTQQQCGWIIPSASTAVEYLEIRDIDFTSARGKKRKLDETLEGSETNSDRPVSKSGTLPTDTEMEQFFNNLSLCDTKPAILSLVPPHSDRYIPKASLSNFPKPLPSLRTSDSCKLNYPDLLNACEKVSIEITDDMSQAVEKETRKQSKTPLWFKYRAGRVTASRMKAVCHTDVTNPAQSLVKTICYPDAFSFTSKQTSWGCRHEKQARERYEKTVKSKHTNLHVAECGLFINPQWPYIGASPDGIIYCDCCPKGVLEIKCPYCHRDESISAAVAKDKNFCLIEVNGQISLDHDHAYYYQVQTQIFVCDVDYCDFCVCTFSGNEESTIHIERISRNNAFWKNECVPRAEAFFRTCLLPELLGSWYTRPLTTPNEITIDSSTLETHGHSSSQGHVDNSQYSSSVSDETRPPPSQTFCYCNGPEIGEMIGCDNLDCTIEWFHLKCLKIKADSVPKGKWYCPDCRILPRFSKSKGKRKSKK, from the exons ATGCAGCGTTTATCGTTATACGCCGAAAACCTGCCACCTGATGCCAAAGACAGGTACCTTGCCAAAATCTCGGTTATTAATGGAACAGATCCTCTATCTGACGGCCTGTTTGGGGAAGAAGTGGATGTGACACCTCCCGTAGATGCGTGTGATTTGGTGTCCTACCTAGTACTACAGACTAGTTTCGTCACAGCTAAGCAGTTTAAAGCCCGTAAAGGCCTAGAGGCATATAACCAGTTTGTTTGTGGATGGGTGAAGGAGATTAAGACTCGTAAAGTTGCTGACAAGTATCTCACTACTGGTCGA GTCCGTCATTCACAACGGCTGAGAGAGACTCCATTGAAGTGTTGGGTTATCATTGAAACCACTGGTGAAATCTCCTGTGCACATTGTAACTGCATGGCAGGGCTAGGAGAAGTGTGCACACATGTTGCAGcattattgttttatttggagGCTCTGTACCGAATGGAAGAAGTACAAACTTGCACACAACAGCAGTGTGGTTGGATAATACCTTCAGCATCAACAGCAGTTGAGTACTTGGAGATCAGAGATATTGACTTCACATCGGCACGAGGAAAGAAGAGAAAATTGGATGAAACGTTAGAGGGCAGTGAAACCAACTCAGATAGACCAGTTTCCAAAAGTGGTACATTACCAACAGACACAGAAATGGAGCAATTTTTTAACAATCTGAGCTTGTGTGATACAAAGCCAGCAATTCTATCATTAGTTCCACCACATTCAGATAGATATATTCCAAAAGCATCACTTTCAAATTTCCCCAAACCACTACCATCACTCCGTACTTCAGATAGCTGCAAACTAAATTACCCTGATTTGTTGAATGCCTGTGAAAAAGTTTCTATAGAAATAACTGATGACATGTCACAGGCTGTGGAGAAGGAAACAAGGAAGCAAAGTAAAACACCACTATGGTTTAAGTACAGGGCTGGAAGAGTTACTGCATCTCGGATGAAGGCAGTCTGTCACACTGATGTAACCAACCCGGCTCAGAGCTTGGTAAAAACTATTTGTTATCCTGATGCTTTCAGCTTTACATCCAAGCAGACAAGCTGGGGTTGTAGACATGAAAAGCAAGCCAGGGAAAGGTACGAAAAAACAGTTAAATCCAAGCATACAAACTTACATGTAGCTGAATGCGGGTTGTTCATTAATCCACAATGGCCTTACATTGGGGCATCTCCAGATGGCATCATCTATTGTGATTGCTGTCCCAAAGGTGTGCTTGAAATTAAATGCCCTTATTGTCATCGTGATGAGTCCATATCAGCTGCTGTTGCAAAGGATAAGAATTTTTGTCTTATTGAAGTGAATGGACAAATCAGCCTAGATCATGACCATGCCTACTATTATCAGGTGCAGACACAGATATTTGTTTGTGATGTTGATTATTGTGatttctgtgtgtgtaccttCTCTGGGAATGAGGAGTCTACAATTCACATTGAAAGAATCTCCAGAAACAATGCGTTTTGGAAGAATGAATGTGTACCAAGAGCAGAAGCTTTTTTCAGGACTTGCTTGCTTCCTGAATTATTGGGTAGTTGGTACACACGACCCCTCACTACACCCAATGAGATTACAATTGATAGCAGTACTTTGGAAACTCATGGCCACAGTTCATCTCAGGGACATGTAGACAATTCTCAGTATAGCAGCAGTGTATCAGACGAAACCAGGCCACCACCTAGTCAAACGTTTTGTTACTGCAATGGCCCAGAAATTGGCGAGATGATAGGGTGTGACAATCTAGATTGTACCATTGAATGGTTCCATTTAAAGTGCTTAAAAATTAAGGCAGATTCTGTGCCAAAGGGAAAATGGTACTGCCCAGATTGCAGAATATTACCCAGATTCAGCAAATCAAAAGGGAAAAGAAAATCAAAGAAGTGA
- the LOC136246324 gene encoding 52 kDa repressor of the inhibitor of the protein kinase-like — translation MIDIIGAQIRNSILTEVRKAKYFSVIADEVTDVANREQLSISVRYCLDFSVKEVFLDFVQVERITGKSIADAILQKFSSWELCLSDLRGQCYDGSSNMAGAKSGCKALVQEQAPMALYTHCAAHQLNLSIVAACKVQAFRNAESCIGEISRFFKFSPKRQQLFDKVVESINPLPKAKKLKDACRTRWVERIDSYIVFLELFPSVHMTLQAISSPGQFEDLGTNWNWDGETISKANGFLYQLESSPFLISFKILLEVLSSLRALTLKLQMQAIDVLYAYKEVKNTIKSLKEMRENSQREFNKIFTSANKLGQDVHGSSFRLTQPRINRRQVHRDNAQASSTEEYYRISYYNEFISHIISDLQDRFIENPLHGFGLLYLLPTECCSDNAEDSEDDVPGVLLQAVDFYQNDIPHALMFPTEYRMWVRMWKQKQSGDELPRKLIDVYKACDYLNFPNIHILLQLALTLPITSCESERSFSQLKLIKTSRRSTMIADRLSGLAIMKVNRNYCDKLCMAELVKSFMERHPRRIKLPFILSD, via the coding sequence ATGATAGATATCATAGGTGCACAAATTCGCAATAGCATTTTAACTGAAGTTAGAAAGGCAAAGTATTTCTCAGTTATTGCAGATGAAGTAACAGATGTAGCCAATAGGGAGCAGTTGTCTATTTCAGTGCGCTACTGCTTAGATTTCTCTGTAAAGGAAGTGTTTTTAGATTTTGTCCAAGTAGAAAGGATTACTGGAAAGAGTATTGCAGATGCAATATTGCAAAAGTTTTCCTCCTGGGAGCTTTGCCTTTCTGATTTACGTGGCCAGTGCTATGATGGAAGCTCAAATATGGCAGGAGCTAAGTCAGGTTGTAAAGCTCTTGTTCAGGAACAAGCTCCTATGGCACTGTATACACATTGTGCGGCCCACCAGTTGAATTTGTCAATTGTTGCTGCATGTAAGGTTCAAGCATTTAGAAATGCTGAATCGTGCATTGGTGAAATATCTAGGTTTTTTAAATTTTCACCAAAAAGGCAACAACTATTTGACAAAGTTGTGGAGTCCATTAATCCATTGCCAAAGGCAAAAAAGCTCAAAGATGCATGTAGAACAAGATGGGTTGAACGCATAGATTCATACATTGTTTTCTTAGAGCTTTTTCCATCAGTGCATATGACTCTACAAGCCATCAGTAGTCCAGGTCAGTTTGAAGACCTAGGGACAAATTGGAACTGGGATGGGGAAACCATTTCCAAAGCCAATGGATTCTTGTATCAACTTGAATCTTCCCCTTTCTTGATTAGTTTCAAGATACTACTTGAAGTTCTGTCATCACTCAGAGCATTAACTTTGAAGTTGCAGATGCAGGCTATTGATGTGCTATATGCTTATAAAGAAGTTAAAAATACCATCAAGTCTCTCAAAGAAATGAGAGAAAATTCACAGAGAGAATTTAATAAGATTTTCACAAGCGCTAACAAGTTAGGTCAAGATGTGCATGGTAGTAGCTTCAGATTAACCCAGCCTCGAATTAATAGAAGACAAGTCCATAGAGATAATGCTCAAGCATCCAGCACTGAGGAGTACTACAGAATTTCTTATTATAATGAATTCATTTCCCACATCATTTCTGATCTACAAGACAGGTTTATTGAAAACCCTCTTCATGGTTTTGGACTGCTATATCTTCTGCCTACTGAGTGTTGTAGTGACAATGCAGAAGATAGTGAAGATGATGTCCCTGGAGTTCTTTTACAGGCTGTGGATTTCTATCAAAATGATATACCACATGCTCTAATGTTTCCTACAGAATATCGCATGTGGGTCAGAATGTGGAAGCAAAAGCAATCTGGAGATGAATTACCTAGAAAGCTTATTGATGTCTATAAGGCTTGTGATTATTTAAATTTTCCCAACATACATATCCTACTTCAACTTGCACTGACGCTTCCTATAACATCATGTGAAAGTGAGAGAAGTTTTAGCCAGCTAAAACTAATAAAAACATCACGACGTTCCACTATGATTGCTGATAGACTGAGTGGTCTTGCTATCATGAAAGTCAACAGAAACTACTGTGATAAACTGTGCATGGCAGAACTTGTAAAATCATTTATGGAAAGGCATCCTCGTAGAATCAAACTGCCATTCATTCTTTCTGACTAG
- the LOC136246325 gene encoding uncharacterized protein, giving the protein MSCKRKHGNITSYFTKKSKPTSDARCVEVGAISTAVTDMPGSLADRMQTGTTNSSQIEPVSQFVDSDDCQMIEDEYEADCLGIVNNDIQAVEYGSVGSNRQLPSDADSVSDIISDGGNSSGTEIITDINTLVVHNNNCMVDVNASAVETSSAVAGAVAVTECDIGKLLQSGINVQNLSREHIFKILSCEPNSNASYPRTRPYGSGSYRQFQPSWLKQHPWLHYT; this is encoded by the exons ATGAGTTGCAAACGGAAGCATGGTAACATTACCTCTTATTTTACTAAGAAAAGCAAACCAACAA GTGATGCAAGGTGTGTTGAGGTGGGTGCTATCAGCACGGCTGTGACAGATATGCCAGGATCTTTAGCAGATCGCATGCAGACTGGAACCACTAACTCAAGTCAGATCGAGCCTGTTTCACAGTTTGTTGACAGTGATGATTGTCAAATGATTGAGGATGAATATGAGGCTGATTGTCTTGGCATTGTTAACAATGACATCCAAGCAGTTGAGTATGGTAGTGTAGGGTCTAACAGGCAATTACCATCAGATGCAGATTCTGTATCAGACATTATTAGTGATGGTGGTAATAGTAGTGGTACAGAAATAATAACAGATATCAACACTTTAGTGGTACACAACAATAATTGTATGGTAGACGTCAATGCTTCAGCAGTTGAAACCAGTTCTGCAGTGGCAGGAGCTGTGGCTGTCACTGAATGTGACATTGGTAAGCTACTGCAAAGTGGGATCAATGTGCAAAATCTCAGTAGGGAGCATATATTTAAAATTTTGTCTTGTGAGCCAAATTCTAATGCTTCTTATCCACGTACACGACCTTATGGGTCTGGTTCTTACAGGCAGTTTCAGCCAAGCTGGCTGAAGCAACACCCATGGCTTCACTACA CTTGA
- the LOC136247350 gene encoding uncharacterized protein, with amino-acid sequence MVLCAIVDCSSRSDNGSGISFYGIPTVTDRYGEAELELRKKRRDGYLAAISRADLDLTALHNYKICEKHFHSGKPAYLYNTTDPDWLPTLHLGHKEHGSADTADVTASVDRWRRAQEREKWKRIEELLPTLVAEEVQVIVAEEIRLVATEQIEIARQYFRPVDSCECSSKIESLQKELAKSKEHATSLTMELKKLTFNEECLVDDDFAKTHTGLPNAKTVKAVFEHVLKTLPSDGVTKLSPFQEFMCVLLKLRMNSSVEYLAYRFGVSPSTVSRIFLKWLKQMDLRLSNLILWPDREALGKTMPACFQASFGKKVAFIIDCFEIFIDRPSNLQARASTWSNYKHNNTVKVLIGITPQGVVSFVSKCWGGRVSDKYLTDHCGLLGKLLPGDVVLADRGFDIAESVGLMQASLHIPAFTRGKQQLSAIEIEDTRQIANVRIHVERVIGCVRQKYSILRSTVPINFVTKRANEEVPILDHIVRVCCALNNLCDSVVPFE; translated from the coding sequence ATGGTGTTATGCGCGATAGTCGACTGTTCAAGTCGTTCTGACAATGGCAGCGGAATATCTTTCTACGGTATTCCTACTGTGACTGATCGATACGGAGAAGCAGAACTTGAACTACGGAAAAAGAGGAGAGACGGATATTTGGCTGCTATTTCCAGGGCAGATTTAGACCTAACTGCACTACACAATTACAAGATTTGTGAAAAGCACTTCCATTCTGGCAAGCCGGCTTATCTCTATAATACAACGGATCCTGACTGGTTACCCACCTTGCACCTTGGCCACAAGGAACATGGGAGTGCTGATACAGCGGATGTCACAGCTTCAGTGGATAGATGGAGAAGAGCTCAAGAAAGAGAGAAGTGGAAGAGGATAGAAGAATTGTTGCCCACTTTAGTAGCAGAGGAAGTCCAGGTAATTGTTGCAGAAGAGATTAGACTAGTTGCCACAGAGCAAATAGAAATTGCAAGACAGTACTTTAGACCAGTGGACAGTTGTGAGTGCTCAAGCAAGATTGAAAGTCTGCAGAAGGAACTTGCTAAGAGTAAAGAGCATGCTACATCTCTAACAATGGAACTTAAAAAACTCACTTTTAATGAAGAATGCTTAGTAGATGACGATTTTGCAAAGACTCACACTGGTTTGCCTAATGCCAAAACTGTAAAAGCTGTTTTTGAGCATGTGCTCAAGACTCTGCCATCAGATGGTGTAACCAAGTTATCACCATTTCAAGAGTTCATGTGTGTGTTGCTCAAGTTAAGAATGAATAGTTCAGTGGAATATCTGGCATATCGTTTTGGAGTCTCACCGTCGACAGTATCTAGAATATTCTTAAAGTGGTTGAAGCAGATGGATTTACGACTAAGCAATTTGATATTGTGGCCAGACCGTGAAGCTCTTGGTAAAACAATGCCAGCCTGCTTTCAAGCCTCTTTTGGGAAGAAAGTTGCTTTCATTATCGATTGCTTTGAGATTTTCATAGATCGACCATCCAACTTGCAAGCTCGAGCTAGCACCTGGTCCAACTATAAGCATAATAACACTGTAAAGGTGCTTATTGGCATTACACCCCAAGGAGTAGTGTCGTTTGTGTCAAAATGTTGGGGAGGCCGAGTAAGCGATAAATACCTAACAGACCATTGTGGTCTTTTAGGCAAGTTGCTACCTGGAGATGTTGTTTTGGCTgacaggggatttgacattgccgAATCTGTTGGTTTAATGCAAGCTAGTTTGCATATTCCAGCGTTTACTAGGGGTAAACAACAGCTTTCAGCCATAGAAATCGAAGACACAAGGCAAATTGCAAATGTTCGTATTCATGTTGAACGGGTGATTGGCTGTGTCAGGCAGAAATACTCTATTTTGCGGAGCACTGTACCAATTAATTTTGTAACGAAAAGGGCAAATGAAGAAGTGCCTATTCTAGACCATATTGTCCGTGTCTGTTGTGCCTTGAACAACCTATGTGATTCCGTTGTTCCGTTCGAATAG